A stretch of the Hydra vulgaris chromosome 09, alternate assembly HydraT2T_AEP genome encodes the following:
- the LOC136084871 gene encoding uncharacterized protein LOC136084871 yields MIHMLYPGMCKLLNSLLQKFILPKKLKNDNGEFKSQPEILMIDFYKIENHRKLSSIELGTKVKLLLHEAALPNSVDEKFRTDCKEFYIASASYLQENLPFHVQLLKLAQFLHPKKRIAPGATSAISNLTLKVASVLEKQLGPVFHLSDISSTKESLCDKVRDQWLSYQNEVIPEHFYINSQLPTTSVAQQQTSYWSYAFSTCYLNSISKQSKYKQIDNYWSQVGTICDEAGNLKFPQLLALVKCVLTLSHGNSSPERGFSINKNFIEGHSTNLKEDTIVALRLVKDELNQVGGVMNFPITSNLIKCCKESHQRYKVYLAEQTKLVKAESEKVKQTELLTKSLQQRKTDLELIEADIRVCKAGIEVAETAIDEGNGKL; encoded by the exons ATGATTCACATGCTTTATCCTGGGATGTGTAAACTATTAAACTCtttacttcaaaaatttattcttccaaaaaagttaaaaaatgataatggAGAGTTCAAGTCACAGCctgaaattttaatgattgatTTCTACAAAATCGAAAACCATAGAAAATTAAGTTCAATTGAATTAGGAACAAAAGTCAAATTGCTGTTGCATGAAGCTGCTCTACCTAATTCAGTAGATGAAAAATTTAGGACCGATTGCAAAGAGTTTTATATTGCTTCTGCATCGTATTTACAAGAAAACTTACCTTTTCATGTTCAACTTTTAAAGCTTGCTCAATTTCTTCATCCAAAAAAGCGTATTGCTCCAGGTGCAACAAGTGCAATATCTAATTTAACATTGAAAGTCGCTTCAGTTCTAGAAAAACAACTTGGCCCAGTTTTTCATCTAAGTGATATTTCTTCAACCAAAGAATCACTGTGTGATAAAGTCAGAGATCAATGGTTGTCTTATCAGAATGAGGTAATCCCAgaacacttttatataaattcacaACTACCTACTACATCTGTTGCTCAACAGCAAACATCATATTGGTCTTATGCTTTTAGTACttgttatttaaatagtataaGCAAACAATCCAAATATAAGCAAATAGATAATTATTGGAGTCAAGTAGGCACTATATGTGATGAAGCAGGTAATTTAAAATTCCCTCAGCTGCTTGCACTTGTTAAGTGTGTTTTAACTCTTAGTCATGGCAACAGTTCACCCGAAAGAGGattttctataaataagaattttatagAAGGTCACAGTACCAACTTAAAAGAGGACACTATTGTTGCATTGAGATTAG TCAAAGATGAACTTAATCAAGTAGGTGGAGTTATGAATTTTCCAATAACAAGTAACTTAATTAAATGTTGTAAAGAGTCTCATCAaagatataaagtttatttggcTGAGCAAACTAAATTAGTAAAGGCTGAATCAGAAAAAGTAAAGCAAACAGAGTTGCTGACAAAATCTTTACAACAACGAAAAACAGATCTAGAACTTATTGAAGCAGATATAAG gGTATGCAAAGCTGGCATCGAGGTTGCAGAAACTGCTATTGATGAAGGTAATGGAAAACTTTAA